Genomic segment of Arctopsyche grandis isolate Sample6627 chromosome 3, ASM5162203v2, whole genome shotgun sequence:
TCAGTGTGTGTCTGTTTGGGTACAATGCGTTATATGCTGGTAccatctattttaataaattattttaatattagatacATGATACAAAATTAGATACATTTTTATGCTATTACCCTGGTTGCAATATTTCCCATgagaatatcaaaaaaattttgaaatgaaaaaaacatttatatttcatatgaaccatatattatgtacatatttggttcTAATGATTGATATacgttttacaaaaatataataacaatttttaaatttacatacaattttctGAACACTTACacaacattaaaaaaacattcaatcatctcttaaataatgagtatattacaatatgcatatgtataataaacactATGGATGTTTggcaaaaaaagaaaagaaaaaaaattaggaACATGTGCAGCTGTAAGATTTTGAATTACTTTCATTTATGAAAAGTAGATCACAATgtcatatattaattatatatgagaaaaagtaataaaaattaaattttcattagtaAGTCAATGTTAGACATGCTTTAATTAGTATTTAGGATCGAACATAAATAAAACCtgtaatatttacaattaaaacctacaaatagaaaataataaaatcatcgaTTGAGATAAGACGGTAAAACTTCTTTTGGCATTTCAGTCTTAAATTTATGTAACAATTCAgatattttagataattttaattcatttgcATATTGTctagatatatttaaaaaccttTGCCTTCCTTCTATATGAGAATCTAATACACCCCATTCTCTAAATAGTTTAATGCAATTTTTAATGGCATCTATAGATACAGCTTcacctaaaaaaatataaatattagtttTATTGTGATACATAACCAAATGCCCTAatttcgaaattaaaaattaccatAATTGCAAGCTCCTGAATCTAACGCATCTTTTAATTCTGACAGAACTTCTCGCGTAAACTTTGATTCCGTTATGTaatcattttcttcttttataAGAATCCTAGGTAGACAGCTTGCTGTCAAACAGTATGCTTCTAACAAAGGTCTTAAAACAGTCTGCATTTGAAGCCTAAAGAATAATAGAAcagatataataattatatgaagATACCTCGtaagacattaaaaaaatatgcataatgaagatagtttatattttaatataagtataatttaaaagtttataCCTATTTCGAACAGATTTTTCATCAAGGCCCAGTTTGTATACAACGCAAACATTTTCTTGGtaatcatcatcgtcatcatcatctaaGGTTTTAGCATATCGGCGACTCCACATCTGATCCTCTGTTTTCGAATCCTAAAATAATTACACAATAAATTAAATGCTTCTCTTCCCATGAAATATCGAATTAGTTTCATtggtaaaattatatttgatctTCAATAAGTTTGAAATATTCATTAATCTTTACATGAATTAATCGCAGAATGTCcttgtatacaaaattttctatTGTCTCGTTCACAACATCATTTAATTTTTGGCACGGTTTGTACAAAATGAATTCTTGGGACATCATTTCACAAAATTGCAATGACAGATCAACCAAATCATCGTGTCTAATTTGAATATCTTTCGCAGCCAATTTTGATGAACTTATCAAAACTTGTAAAGCAGTTGCTGTGAAAAGAAATAAAAgcatgtttaaatttaaacaaattttcataactaatatatttgtatatatgtaatgttaaCAAACCTACTATACTCTGCAATGCATAAAAAGGCAAAAAACAATTACTGTAATACGAAAGTTCAATTATATTGGGCTGAATTAAAACAGGCTTTATTATAATGTCATCTCCTTCTCTTTCCTTAACAATCAATCCTGGACCCAAAAGATTAACCTGTAAAAATGAGAAACACActtatttaaaatgcaattcaaaaatattttatattctattaataataaaaactaaccACATGATTTATAACGTCTACGGGTTCACCAGTAAAACCGACATCTTTGTTATTAAATAACAATTCCGTTGTTAATGACTCTAGTTCTTGTGCTAATACGCTCAATGAACATCCTTTTCTATATTTTGTCAATAAGAGGAAGGCCACAGCGTTTGTTGACATAATGGCAGTAGCATGTGTACaatctaaaattttatgatgggatattacataaatttatattaaaatattgaagagCAGCAAATGTATACCATATACAACGTGTCTTGCAATTGCTTCAACGAGTCCTCTCTGTTCTTCAACTGCAACGTCAGTTCCGTACAGACTAGAACAACTTAGACGAGAGCTAAGTCGTCGTTCCATACTTAGTTTTTCTATGGTGATTGATCCATTTCCATCAATATTTTGTTGTTTCAAAGCGAAACGATCACTTGATGGATTTTTCAAAAACGGCGGAGGCGAAAGCTTACTTGGATGTTGTTGAAAAGTTCGAACCAATTCCTTTATGAACAAAATCTTTTTAATTGAAGATaacgtataataaaattatcaataaaaatatataattttaaaaataccctCATAGAAAACGGTTGATTGAAATCAACTCTTATGTTGCCATAATGAGAATTCAAAACTGCCCATATCGATTTAATAGCACCGGTAAATGTCTCCATTTGTTTAGGCATGCCAGTCTGTTCTCTGACAAAATTTCCATCGACCAATTTATCATAATTCATTGAAACTGGTATCAAAAGTGCATCCTCGATGGTACCATCAAGATAAGCATCAATTATCACAGATAAGATTCCACCTAATTAAAATcgatattattatgaaaataatcctTCAAGCTatgcaaaaataaaactaatataaaaaaaaaataccttttgGCAATAAAGGTTTCCCAGTTCTAGTTCGACCTCCTTCAATGAAAAATTCTATATTATTTTGAGCTCGTAAGCAATGTACGATATAAGTATGTAGAGCAACTCTATACGTAATATCTTTTTCACCACCATTAGTCTCTAATCTTCTCTTAATATAAAACGCTCCAAGGCCACGAAGTAACCATCTAttttttataaagattattaattaaaacaaaatgaataactaaaataaaaaacataattttcacTATTTTGAACTTACCCAAACAatggtatttttaaattgtccCCGGCAGCAACCAGAGGACATCTTATATCATAATTCAACAATATAAATGTTACGAGGATATAATCAAGATGGCTTCGATGAAGTGGAATGAATATCAAAGGAATACCCGAATCTGAtgctttttttaacatttctgttTGAGCAGGTGAAATTGCTACAGATGATACGAAAAACGGCAGTAATTTATACAATGTCCAAGACGTCaacctaaaataaaaatcatcattAAATATCATCAAGTATGGTTTTTAAGCaagaaaattaatgaaaaataagtcATTCTAACCTCAAAAGAAAGTTTGACATTGTTGATCGCATTTGTTTAACAATTTGATGAGCCCTCCTTTCTTCAGATTTGTGAATTTGAGAATGAGTAAGTTTCTTGACATCATCTTTAGCATCTTTGTTAGTGTTATCCTGTTTAAATAGTCTATCTTGAGTTATCTGTTCTATGGCTTGTTTTACACGCTCGTCCTTAACTACCTGCTCACAAAAAagaatttttataaacaaacaCGAAATTTTCAAGTTTGCAACAGCTTTAAATGTTATGAAATTCACAATACCATTGGAGAGACTTGTTTGTAATCAAACGTTTTTACTCGAATCGCTTGAGCAATGTCGTAAAAGTTTCTTGATATAACTCCTTTACTGTCATAAGTTTTGCCTAAATTAAGTAAATTAACCGCAGTCGATTTTTTCAATGCTTTCTGAGCTATCACAtccttaaaaaaagaaaaaaatgggttacatgtttattttatctttaagtAGGCATTTCCTAACAAAATAATTCGATAAACTATTTATAAAATCTATCATAATCATTTAAAGCTTTCAAAGAGTAGGATCATTGTACTTTATATGCATGACTTAGATTCAATGCACTAAAAGAGTTAACACGGTGAAAAGAAGCCAAGCATATCTTGGCTAACCACACCAGTTGACTAACAATACCCAAGGACCACTCAAACTTTTAAAACATTGCGAAATATTAACACAATACAAAAACGTTTATTTCAGGTCATTTATAATGCTGCAATAAGTTTCAAAATAAAGAACCCTTATCtagtgtttatataaaaaacacgatctaaaaaaaaactctaAATATTTAGGCATTAGGTATCATTAGTTACAAAGTTcataatcaattttatattttgctatacttcaatatttacaaatagACATACCACACGTATTTATAAACCAGGAAAAtgaacgaacaaacaaacaaacgaaaAGATAAAATTGACTGTCACATAAAACTATGTAACATGTTTGAAggcaaaacattttaatataaatatttctcaCAGGCGATTAGTTGTGTGTATTCAATTAAAACCGaacgtatttatataattgagAAGCTTTGGAAAATGAGAATGACATTTTCACTCTTGGATATTTCTTGCACAGAGACAACTGACGTGCGGGATATCTATAAATACAACCAATCTATTAAGAACCATCGGCCCACTCAGTAGAAAAGGGCAAAGGTAAAAGTAATCGAAACAGTGCGAATAAACGAAATACTAGGTATTTGTTCAAACCTACGTATTGATGGTTATCGAAGAAACCTCTCCATGGATATGATGGTCCAGCACTTTGAATACtatgaaacatgtttattgaaaattCACTCAAAGTAcaaatctatatttatatatacgcgAGTTCAATATAAATGTTGTGTTTTGATCTGCTAAAAGTGGACACGTTAGACAGCAGCCTGTGGCGCACTATCAAATGATCACACCACTTTACGTAACACGATGCAAAATGGCGGTGAAACTGGAAACAATAGTTGCAAATCTGCATAATTTGACAACGATCCCAGCAATCGCGACGAACGAAAGTGAACTGAACGAAAAGCACAGAAATAGAAGTGGACGACGACGTTTTTAGCTCAGATTACGACGattgactaaaaataaaatcaaaaataaatcgaatctgCATTTTTTTCATGCATGTTTGCgtcaatgtgtacatatgtactcttgCAGCAGCGTTTCAAAACAAATtgttatttttggatttttgaaACTCATTTAAATGGCTGCCACTGACCCGTTTAAGATCAATAGCTAGCTGTGTATTCAACCACACACACTTCAAGATCATACATCGTCCAATCACACCCGAGTCTAATTAATCCGTTGCCGATGGgaaaaaaacagaaaatattTTGGAAGCATGTGCGAAAACCGTGAAAGCCTCGCGCGTGACAAGTTGATAAGAAGGTTATCAACAGAAAGCACTTACAAGTATAAACCATAAATTCAGTTtagcatatttatatgtatgacagtgtatgtatatgtaatacaaacaaTGAaactcaaataatataaaaaaaatgccataCATTTATtcacttatttatataaattcaaatgattGCTAATTTATCTATTTGTGAGAAATATGTTCGAAATTGAGATACATACTCGGCTACCAGGAGTGCATCGACCACAAGATAAACCCATAAAAGGCCTTGGAGTGGGTGCGACAACCGTTGCTTTCGTTGGAATTTCTTTGATTTGGTATAAACTATTTTCTCTCAGctgaaacaataataaaaaaaaaactgcacaTCAGGAAACATTTCATCGACAAAACATTGGTTCTAAAGTGTTGAATAACAATCCTATTTCAAGGTGCAAAATATGGTATATCCACATATGGACTATCTTGATAAATATTACAATGTTATCGCGATTCACTTTAGTATCAATAAGTACTTAGACAataaggcaaatacagaaataaACGCTTACCAATTTAATCGATTCCTTTTCTAAGTTTTGCCTTCTTCTGGATTGATGATTGATCG
This window contains:
- the mino gene encoding glycerol-3-phosphate acyltransferase mino isoform X2, coding for MVDVISARVQEAYVGWRQSFFSESSENREPVGGQRPNLSAINHQSRRRQNLEKESIKLLRENSLYQIKEIPTKATVVAPTPRPFMGLSCGRCTPGSRDVIAQKALKKSTAVNLLNLGKTYDSKGVISRNFYDIAQAIRVKTFDYKQVSPMVVKDERVKQAIEQITQDRLFKQDNTNKDAKDDVKKLTHSQIHKSEERRAHQIVKQMRSTMSNFLLRLTSWTLYKLLPFFVSSVAISPAQTEMLKKASDSGIPLIFIPLHRSHLDYILVTFILLNYDIRCPLVAAGDNLKIPLFGWLLRGLGAFYIKRRLETNGGEKDITYRVALHTYIVHCLRAQNNIEFFIEGGRTRTGKPLLPKGGILSVIIDAYLDGTIEDALLIPVSMNYDKLVDGNFVREQTGMPKQMETFTGAIKSIWAVLNSHYGNIRVDFNQPFSMRELVRTFQQHPSKLSPPPFLKNPSSDRFALKQQNIDGNGSITIEKLSMERRLSSRLSCSSLYGTDVAVEEQRGLVEAIARHVVYDCTHATAIMSTNAVAFLLLTKYRKGCSLSVLAQELESLTTELLFNNKDVGFTGEPVDVINHVVNLLGPGLIVKEREGDDIIIKPVLIQPNIIELSYYSNCFLPFYALQSIVATALQVLISSSKLAAKDIQIRHDDLVDLSLQFCEMMSQEFILYKPCQKLNDVVNETIENFVYKDILRLIHDSKTEDQMWSRRYAKTLDDDDDDDYQENVCVVYKLGLDEKSVRNRLQMQTVLRPLLEAYCLTASCLPRILIKEENDYITESKFTREVLSELKDALDSGACNYGEAVSIDAIKNCIKLFREWGVLDSHIEGRQRFLNISRQYANELKLSKISELLHKFKTEMPKEVLPSYLNR
- the mino gene encoding glycerol-3-phosphate acyltransferase mino isoform X1, giving the protein MTAFLQLIIFFGFLYWYFNSGRGFIMVDVISARVQEAYVGWRQSFFSESSENREPVGGQRPNLSAINHQSRRRQNLEKESIKLLRENSLYQIKEIPTKATVVAPTPRPFMGLSCGRCTPGSRDVIAQKALKKSTAVNLLNLGKTYDSKGVISRNFYDIAQAIRVKTFDYKQVSPMVVKDERVKQAIEQITQDRLFKQDNTNKDAKDDVKKLTHSQIHKSEERRAHQIVKQMRSTMSNFLLRLTSWTLYKLLPFFVSSVAISPAQTEMLKKASDSGIPLIFIPLHRSHLDYILVTFILLNYDIRCPLVAAGDNLKIPLFGWLLRGLGAFYIKRRLETNGGEKDITYRVALHTYIVHCLRAQNNIEFFIEGGRTRTGKPLLPKGGILSVIIDAYLDGTIEDALLIPVSMNYDKLVDGNFVREQTGMPKQMETFTGAIKSIWAVLNSHYGNIRVDFNQPFSMRELVRTFQQHPSKLSPPPFLKNPSSDRFALKQQNIDGNGSITIEKLSMERRLSSRLSCSSLYGTDVAVEEQRGLVEAIARHVVYDCTHATAIMSTNAVAFLLLTKYRKGCSLSVLAQELESLTTELLFNNKDVGFTGEPVDVINHVVNLLGPGLIVKEREGDDIIIKPVLIQPNIIELSYYSNCFLPFYALQSIVATALQVLISSSKLAAKDIQIRHDDLVDLSLQFCEMMSQEFILYKPCQKLNDVVNETIENFVYKDILRLIHDSKTEDQMWSRRYAKTLDDDDDDDYQENVCVVYKLGLDEKSVRNRLQMQTVLRPLLEAYCLTASCLPRILIKEENDYITESKFTREVLSELKDALDSGACNYGEAVSIDAIKNCIKLFREWGVLDSHIEGRQRFLNISRQYANELKLSKISELLHKFKTEMPKEVLPSYLNR